A stretch of DNA from Gimesia chilikensis:
ATCCGGGTGTGCTCAGGTAGCCTGAAACGCGTGAACGGGAATCAGAGTACGTTTAGTTATGAATGAACGGAAATCAGATCCGGATTATGTTGTCGAACTGCGGAACGTCTCGCGGCGTTTCGGGGTGCATGACGTGTTGCGCGATATTACGTTCGGTGTCCGACGCGGTGAGACACTGGTCGTGATCGGCGAGAGTGGTTGCGGTAAAAGCGTGACCATGAAAATGATCATGAGCCTGCTGGAGCCCACGACCGGTGACGTGCTCTGGCACGGGCGTTCGATCAAAGATCGCAGCACGCGAGAACTGCACCGCGACCGACTGCGGATCGGCTACCTGTTTCAGGGCGCGGCTTTGTTCGACAGTCTTTCGGTCTATGAGAATGTCGCCTTTGGACTGAAGCAGAATACCAAGCTGAAGAAAGCGGAAATCGACCAGATTGTCGTCGAGCGGCTGCGGGAAGTCGGCCTGTCGGAAACCATCTGTCAGAAGAAGCCGGCCCAGTTATCCGGTGGGATGAAAAAGCGGGTCGGGCTGGCGCGGGCGCTGGCCATGACTCCGGAAGTCATGCTGTATGATGAGCCCACAACCGGACTGGATCCGGTCATGACTGACGTGATTAACGAGTTGATTCTGCAAACACGGGCCCGGCGGCCAGTGACGAGTATTGTGGTCACGCACGATATGAGTACGGTCAGGAAGGTCGCGGATCGGATCATCATGCTGTATCCACTGTCTCGACTGCAGCCCGATGAACCGCAGATCGTATTCGAAGGGACCGCGGAGGAAGCCTTTCAGTCATCCAATCCCCGCGTGCATCAGTTCGTCCACGGC
This window harbors:
- a CDS encoding ABC transporter ATP-binding protein; translation: MNERKSDPDYVVELRNVSRRFGVHDVLRDITFGVRRGETLVVIGESGCGKSVTMKMIMSLLEPTTGDVLWHGRSIKDRSTRELHRDRLRIGYLFQGAALFDSLSVYENVAFGLKQNTKLKKAEIDQIVVERLREVGLSETICQKKPAQLSGGMKKRVGLARALAMTPEVMLYDEPTTGLDPVMTDVINELILQTRARRPVTSIVVTHDMSTVRKVADRIIMLYPLSRLQPDEPQIVFEGTAEEAFQSSNPRVHQFVHGEAGDRLREMAEAG